One Eremothecium cymbalariae DBVPG#7215 chromosome 2, complete sequence DNA window includes the following coding sequences:
- the SRB8 gene encoding Srb8p (similar to Ashbya gossypii AGL226C), with product MPPSKYILTPPEDLHPLAAKSANSQNVYPDFDPWAHNEVEDKILLSFVAKGHYNSAKVNFESISARSSLQESLPKVADMLAEQFSKVVNLREQTINKVSSVPDKSIGGKPRFTDLAGPGFSLPNRVTLTDQRKSQWLQELSSPNVSLFKLCRSIPHGFKRKQILEQCYLRQIPLQRAIWLIKSSYSMEWKSLMSKLKPGQINKTIISQLYNLWTNNMVSIMERLVFEMPKYYNDNAQLKVWKLRVSYYINLLGNCYSMGLMDKAVFNHWLVEFVEKVENFEFLPLTLHLLNVFWCGICPLTNDLDSSNDTFLISKITSVLLQKYHIVSQSKSMINDENYIINDLQRNAKLKENILFRIKSYILDIFHNQSLEAFIMPNQNWDTYKNCLYEIIALEKIVGEQYTVIKRKMELITYRNDSLKFNSFIQCPKGSPLLCDSESSMDYNSKYDLHSLLNVQFLDYEMTAILDNVAPGYDWSLFVQQKFTCIKQVNQMILWACHPSRKARYDGPHLVAKLLLLKANCQENPQEYSNIEDKIWSLVFHFSKLNEADLTNILNLTSLYGLLNIFISYGIIKVPTYIRKLISSGIMYIPDSKDKFFHCELLINLKISPLMKNQYNMVLKNIMEYDPTYFMQFSYEKLQLLLAAVKEEMLQDNFENLSSLPTSVKIWVSEWYLSYVCSSFDGTLKQVDKATVIKNFTIFGIQLNEIFHFYKWVEFIVYHQLLSDMDSLGSLIDILLCYENLFPILINDQILFIKTILHIYSKELRFKDKILYELIELNPFWKFFMKSFPYLVEIDSDLQLQLGEVYESERNRVERLMKSNSDVVTLYCDINDIKGESSSKFGIHNFPSIFQQNLKILLKSVDEDTGDKARKGLLLLMFANIGDYNKFMSIFLKRKDFSTKQLIKLISLKLLTLDLVHKVIGDEFLSDIIIHKEYNYGLWFELHKKTFIKKNFKLVASLYQNSDDIEEHKFFIDLLVEYGTYSKLQEQVTNIICNYLKEHRRDYSLIVELLKYGVPEGLLEPIKCVNPTELYRQLNFTSVWIFQALTKYYTEALLNNDLNDGQTMSNFVFDIIDLTQYDVTCSHVFDMVTQVDVIEKLLQVVEADFFQKCLSDEPDDVQFLAVMIETIMKLSRKVTQGNGGITMTEKSFQLLQRSMVKFRQMDKEALSNAEMKLNIYLKIFTVHQKFIFQKICDTLRNSINSDGSNLVTALRELFENTGFNLKLKLLLYDILSSLKSFVIYESTKKGEYTLDQRKIQVPEELHNLPPFHISSFLDEHPSTTMNDFSLLGLVEHQVQSEGEETSHFFIYNKETKEYECSLYVEPFQLLMNHQNREPSMNGHCFNDTALSLSLFDARFDKKNPT from the coding sequence ATGCCACCtagcaaatatattttaactCCTCCTGAGGATTTACATCCCTTGGCTGCCAAATCAGCGAACAGTCAAAATGTATACCCTGATTTTGATCCATGGGCGCATAATGAGGTAGAAGacaagatattattaagcTTTGTTGCGAAAGGGCATTACAATAGTGCTAAAGTTAACTTTGAGAGTATATCTGCGAGGTCTTCATTGCAGGAGTCCTTACCCAAGGTAGCTGATATGTTAGCGGAGCAGTTTTCCAAGGTTGTGAACCTGAGGGAGCAAACCATTAACAAAGTATCTTCCGTGCCAGATAAGTCTATCGGTGGAAAACCGAGGTTCACAGATCTAGCGGGTCCTGGATTTAGTCTTCCTAATAGGGTCACTTTGACAGATCAGAGGAAGTCACAGTGGCTTCAGGAATTGAGTTCACCCAATGTCTCTTTATTCAAGTTATGTAGATCAATTCCTCATGGGTTTAAGAGGAAGCAGATCCTAGAGCAGTGCTATTTGAGACAAATTCCTTTGCAACGAGCCATTTGGTTGATAAAAAGTAGTTATTCAATGGAATGGAAGTCGTTGATGAGCAAATTAAAGCCAGGGCAAATCAATAAAACGATAATAAGCCAGCTGTACAACCTCTGGACCAATAATATGGTTAGCATAATGGAAAGATTGGTATTTGAAATGCCTAAATACTACAATGATAATGCCCAACTAAAGGTCTGGAAGTTACGTGTGTCGTATTACATAAACCTCTTAGGAAACTGCTACAGTATGGGGTTGATGGATAAGGCCGTGTTCAATCATTGGTTAgttgaatttgttgaaaaggtAGAGAACTTTGAATTTCTACCTTTGACCCTACATTTATTGAATGTTTTTTGGTGTGGCATTTGCCCTCTAACGAACGACCTTGATTCTTCCAACGATACTTTTCttatatcaaaaataacaaGTGTCTTACTCCAAAAGTATCACATAGTCTCTCAAAGTAAGTCTATGATTAACGATGAAAACTATATCATTAATGATCTGCAGCGTAATGCAAAGCTGAAGGAAAACATATTATTCAGAATCAAATCGTATATCCTTGATATTTTCCATAATCAATCTTTGGAAGCGTTTATCATGCCCAATCAGAATTGGGATACATACAAAAATTGCCTTTATGAAATTATTGCCCTGGAAAAGATAGTGGGTGAACAGTATACTGTTATAAAGAGGAAAATGGAACTAATTACTTACAGAAATGACTCCCTTAAGTTTAATTCTTTCATTCAATGCCCCAAAGGCTCACCTCTACTCTGTGATAGCGAAAGCAGTATGGATTATAACAGCAAATATGATTTACACAGCCTTTTGAATGTTCAATTTCTCGACTATGAAATGACAGCTATCCTTGACAATGTGGCGCCGGGCTATGATTGGAGTTTGTTTGTTCAACAAAAGTTTACATGCATCAAGCAAGTTAACCAAATGATCTTATGGGCATGTCATCCTTCCAGAAAGGCGCGCTATGATGGTCCTCACTTAGTTGCAAAACTTCTACTACTGAAAGCTAATTGCCAGGAAAATCCTCAAGAATACAGcaatattgaagataaaatatGGAGCTTGgtatttcatttttcaaaactaaACGAAGCAGATTTAActaatattttaaacttGACTAGTTTATACGgattgttgaatattttcatAAGCTACGGTATCATTAAAGTCCCAACTTATATCAGAAAACTAATTAGTTCAGGTATCATGTACATCCCTGACTCAAAGGACAAATTCTTCCATTGTGAACTGTTGATAAATCTGAAAATATCTccattaatgaaaaatcagTACAATATGgtcttgaaaaatattatggAATACGACCCAACGTACTTTATGCAATTTAGTTATGAAAAACTGCAGCTTCTTTTAGCTGCTGTTAAGGAGGAAATGCTGCAGGACAATTTCGAAAATTTGTCCTCTTTGCCTACAAGTGTTAAAATTTGGGTATCTGAATGGTACTTAAGTTACGTATGTTCCTCCTTTGATGGTACATTGAAACAGGTAGATAAAGCTACGGTTATTAAGAATTTCACtatatttggaattcaGTTGaatgaaatatttcatttctATAAGTGGGTTGAATTTATTGTTTACCATCAATTATTATCTGATATGGACTCTCTTGGTTCCTTGATTGACATCCTTTTGTGTTATGAGAACTTGTTTCCAATATTAATCAACGACCAAATTCTCTTTATAAAAACCATTTTACACATATATTCAAAGGAATTACGTTTTAAGGATAAGATTTTGTATGAGTTAATTGAGCTTAACCCATTTTGGAAGTTCTTCATGAAAAGCTTCCCATACCTAGTTGAAATAGATTCTGATTTGCAATTACAACTAGGTGAAGTTTACGAGTCTGAAAGAAATCGTGTTGAAAGGCTAATGAAGTCAAATTCAGATGTTGTTACGTTATACTGCGACATAAATGATATTAAGGGAGAAAGCAGTAGCaaatttggaattcatAATTTCCCAAGCATTTTTCAACAGAACCTTAAGATTTTGTTAAAGTCGGTGGATGAAGATACCGGTGATAAAGCTCGTAAGGGACTTCTCTTACTAATGTTTGCAAATATAGGGGATTATAACAAATTCAtgtcaatatttttgaagagaAAAGATTTTAGTACTAAGCAATTGATTAAGTTGATTTCATTGAAGTTGCTAACTTTAGATCTAGTGCACAAAGTAATTGGCGATGAATTTTTGAGTGACATTATCATCCACAAGGAATATAACTACGGTTTATGGTTTGAACTGCACAAAAAAACATTTATTAAGAAGAACTTTAAACTGGTGGCCTCCTTGTATCAAAATAGTGACGATATCGAAGAGCacaaatttttcattgaCCTTTTGGTGGAATATGGAACTTATTCCAAGTTGCAAGAACAAGTGACAAATATTATTTGCAATTATCTAAAAGAACACAGAAGGGATTATTCTCTAATTGTTGAATTACTCAAGTATGGTGTTCCTGAGGGATTATTAGAGCCTATAAAATGTGTTAACCCAACAGAATTGTATAGGCAGTTGAACTTTACTAGTGTTTGGATATTTCAAGCGCTTACAAAGTACTACACCGAAGCACTCCTCAACAATGATTTAAATGATGGACAAACAATGTCAAACTTTGTGTTTGACATTATTGATTTAACACAATATGATGTAACCTGCTCCCATGTTTTCGATATGGTTACACAAGTAGATGTAATTGAGAAACTTTTGCAAGTTGTGGAAGctgatttttttcaaaaatgccTATCAGATGAGCCAGACGATGTCCAATTTTTGGCAGTAATGATTGAGACGATTATGAAATTATCCAGAAAAGTGACTCAGGGTAATGGAGGTATTACAATGACCGAAAAGTCGTTTCAATTGTTGCAACGTTCAATGGTTAAGTTTAGACAAATGGATAAGGAAGCATTGTCTAATGCAGAAAtgaagttgaatatttatctCAAGATATTCACTGTGCATCAAAAGttcatctttcaaaaaatatgtGATACCCTACGGAACAGCATTAATTCGGATGGGAGTAACTTAGTAACAGCTTTACGTGAGTTGTTTGAAAACACAGGcttcaatttgaaattaaaacTATTGTTGTACGAcattttatcttctttgaagtCTTTTGTAATCTATGAATCAACTAAAAAGGGCGAGTACACACTAGACCAACGCAAGATTCAAGTACCCGAGGAACTGCATAACTTGCCACCATTTCACATTTCGTCATTTTTAGACGAACATCCATCAACTACTATGAATGATTTCAGTTTATTGGGATTAGTTGAGCATCAAGTCCAATCAGAAGGTGAGGAAACCTCCCACTTTTTTATCTATAACAAAGAGACGAAAGAATACGAATGTAGTCTATACGTCGAACCTTTCCAATTGCTGATGAACCATCAGAATAGGGAACCAAG